The Clupea harengus unplaced genomic scaffold, Ch_v2.0.2, whole genome shotgun sequence genome window below encodes:
- the LOC122132515 gene encoding NACHT, LRR and PYD domains-containing protein 12-like has product MLSQGLNQANLETLRLASCNLTGNSCKTLALVLQASESHLRELDLTNNDIAAAGVQELSPALSHPNCKLHTLILAGCYLTGESCRPLAAGLRSGNSHLRHLDLTNNDLGELGVGQLSAALGHQDCKLEILKLSGCLVSERACELLASALTSKPTSLKELDLTYNHMGASAVSLRSKLQREGCQLNIDSNAQRWMKPALQKYACELTLDISTAHPELVLSENNQRVTRVEEDQLYPDRPQRFDCCPQLLCLEGLTGRHYWEAEWGGSEVVIGVAYQSILRKSHGAICKIGLNTKSYGLWCEDGHYAVRYDVNETTLTPACSGFSRVGLYLDWPAGSLSFYAVSSGKLTHLHTFHSRVGDPPRPGFSEALFPGFWLHRKCTASLCQVK; this is encoded by the exons GCAGGCATCAGAGTCCCACCTGAGGGAGCTGGACCTGACCAACAATGACATAGCAGCTGCCGGAGTACAGGAATTATCTCCTGCATTGAGTCACCCCAATTGCAAActtcacacactgat TCTGGCTGGATGTTACCTCACTGGAGAGTCCTGTCGCCCTTTGGCTGCAGGTCTGCGGTCAGGTAACTCCCACCTGAGACACTTGGACCTGACCAACAACGACCTGGGCGAGCTGGGAGTGGGCCAGCTGTCTGCCGCGCTCGGTCATCAGGACTGCAAACTCGAAATACTGAA GCTCTCTGGCTGTCTGGTGTCAGAGAGGGCTTGTGAGCTTCTGGCCTCGGCCCTGACATCAAAGCCCACCTCCCTGAAAGAGCTCGACCTGACCTACAATCATATGGGAGCCTCTGCTGTAAGTCTGCGCTCCAAACTTCAACGAGAGGGGTGCCAACTTAA CATAGATAGTAATGCACAACGCTGGATGAAACCAGCTCTACAGAaat atgcctgtgagctcacGCTGGACATAAGCACAGCCCACCCAGAGCTCGTCCTCTCGGAAAACAACCAGAGGGTCACCAGGGTGGAAGAGGACCAGTTATACCCTGACCGGCCCCAGAGGTTCGACTGCTGCCCCCAGCTCCTGTGTCTGGAGGGCCTGACTGGCCGCCACTACTGGGAGGCGGAGTGGGGGGGCAGCGAGGTCGTCATCGGAGTGGCATACCAGAGTATCCTCAGAAAGTCCCACGGGGCCATCTGCAAGATCGGCCTGAACACCAAGTCTTATGGCCTGTGGTGCGAAGACGGCCACTACGCAGTGAGGTACGACGTTAACGAGACGACATTGACGCCTGCCTGCTCGGGCTTCAGCCGAGTCGGGCTGTACCTGGACTGGCCGGCCGGATCTCTGTCCTTCTACGCCGTTTCGTCGGGGAAACTCACCCATCTGCACACGTTCCACTCCAGGGTCGGGGATCCACCGCGTCCGGGGTTCTCGGAGGCCCTCTTCCCGGGGTTCTGGCTTCACCGGAAGTGCACCGCCTCCCTGTGCCAGGTGAAATGA